The Petropleomorpha daqingensis genome includes a window with the following:
- a CDS encoding DUF1972 domain-containing protein, producing the protein MTPLSIAMVGTRGVPARYGGFETAVEEIGRRLADAGHRVVVYCRTGADDDAPRPERHLGMELVHLPAARKRSLETLSHTALSVGHLVRHRTDVAFVFNAANSPLLPVIRAARIPVATHVDGLEWKRAKWGPTGQRYYRAAEALSVRWSDALIADAVGIADYYTREFAAPTTLLTYGAPLIAPGSDRLAELDLEPGGYHLVVARFEPENHVDVIVDGYRRSAARKPLVVVGSAPYSDEYTARVHALADDRVRFLGGVWDQVQLDQLYASAYTYVHGHSVGGTNPSLLRALGAGTPVIAFDVDFNREVVADSGRFFADADDVAARVEEAENDPAAVASAGARARELAARYDWDDVAAGYEQLARRLAARDVPRRRPSGRRAAGASDPAAAVASSATLTGRR; encoded by the coding sequence GTGACACCCCTGAGCATCGCCATGGTCGGGACCCGGGGTGTCCCCGCTCGCTACGGCGGCTTCGAGACCGCCGTCGAGGAGATCGGGCGCCGGCTCGCCGACGCCGGGCACCGGGTGGTCGTCTACTGCCGCACCGGCGCCGACGACGACGCCCCGCGGCCCGAGCGGCACCTCGGCATGGAGCTGGTCCACCTGCCGGCCGCCCGCAAGCGGTCGCTGGAGACCCTGTCGCACACCGCGCTGTCCGTGGGCCACCTGGTCCGGCACCGCACCGACGTCGCGTTCGTCTTCAACGCCGCCAACTCGCCGCTGCTGCCGGTCATCCGCGCCGCGCGCATCCCGGTGGCCACGCACGTCGACGGCCTGGAGTGGAAGCGGGCCAAGTGGGGCCCCACCGGGCAGCGCTACTACCGCGCCGCCGAGGCCCTCTCCGTGCGCTGGTCCGACGCTCTCATCGCCGACGCCGTCGGCATCGCCGACTACTACACGCGCGAGTTCGCGGCGCCCACCACGCTGCTGACCTACGGCGCTCCGCTCATCGCGCCGGGCTCGGACCGGCTGGCCGAGCTGGACCTCGAGCCGGGTGGCTACCACCTCGTCGTGGCCCGCTTCGAGCCCGAGAACCACGTGGACGTGATCGTCGACGGCTACCGGCGCAGCGCCGCCCGCAAGCCGCTGGTCGTCGTCGGCTCGGCGCCGTACTCCGACGAGTACACCGCCCGCGTGCACGCGCTGGCCGACGACCGCGTCCGCTTCCTCGGCGGGGTCTGGGACCAGGTGCAGCTCGACCAGCTGTACGCCTCGGCCTACACCTACGTGCACGGGCACTCGGTCGGTGGCACCAACCCCTCGCTGCTTCGCGCCCTCGGTGCCGGCACGCCGGTGATCGCCTTCGACGTCGACTTCAACCGCGAGGTCGTCGCCGACTCCGGCCGGTTCTTCGCCGACGCCGACGACGTCGCCGCGCGCGTCGAGGAGGCCGAGAACGACCCGGCCGCCGTCGCCTCCGCCGGCGCCCGCGCCCGCGAGCTGGCCGCCCGCTACGACTGGGACGACGTCGCCGCCGGCTACGAGCAGCTCGCGCGGCGGCTCGCAGCCCGCGACGTCCCGCGCCGCCGCCCCAGCGGACGTCGTGCCGCGGGGGCATCCGATCCGGCCGCGGCCGTGGCAAGCTCTGCGACCTTGACGGGTCGCCGATGA
- a CDS encoding CDP-alcohol phosphatidyltransferase family protein — protein sequence MTATSLRPGAAGTETLGETLRRLSGAQKGAKGAPAYSRFVNRKLGRLLAAVAFHARLTPNVVTGISACFTATAIVLIAVLRPSWPMALAVTACLVVGYAFDAADGQLARLRGGGSPAGEWLDHMVDAAKTSSLHLAVLLNFYRSEAVGRGPWLLVPMGFAVVAAVLFFGTMLNEALRERHGAVTRASRTAERPSILRSLLVVPTDYGLLCWVFVLLGAPVVFFSVYTALFAATAGYLLLACLKWFREIGRLPR from the coding sequence ATGACCGCCACCAGCCTCCGTCCCGGTGCCGCCGGGACCGAGACCCTGGGCGAAACCCTGCGCCGGCTCTCCGGCGCGCAGAAGGGCGCCAAGGGGGCCCCGGCCTACTCGCGGTTCGTCAACCGCAAGCTCGGCCGGCTGCTCGCGGCCGTGGCCTTCCACGCCCGGCTCACCCCCAACGTGGTCACCGGCATCAGCGCCTGCTTCACGGCCACCGCGATCGTCCTGATCGCGGTGCTGCGCCCGTCGTGGCCGATGGCGCTCGCGGTCACCGCCTGCCTGGTGGTCGGCTACGCCTTCGACGCCGCCGACGGCCAGCTGGCCCGCCTGCGCGGCGGCGGCTCGCCGGCGGGGGAGTGGCTCGACCACATGGTGGACGCCGCCAAGACCTCGAGCCTGCACCTCGCCGTCCTGCTGAACTTCTACCGGTCCGAGGCGGTCGGCCGCGGCCCCTGGCTGCTGGTCCCGATGGGCTTCGCCGTCGTCGCCGCGGTCCTGTTCTTCGGCACGATGCTCAACGAGGCGCTGCGCGAGCGGCACGGCGCGGTCACCCGTGCCTCCCGCACGGCCGAGCGGCCTAGCATCCTGCGCTCGCTGCTCGTCGTCCCGACCGACTACGGCCTGCTCTGCTGGGTGTTCGTGCTCCTCGGCGCGCCCGTGGTGTTCTTCTCCGTCTACACCGCCCTGTTCGCCGCCACGGCCGGTTATCTGCTGCTCGCCTGCCTCAAGTGGTTCCGCGAGATCGGTCGACTGCCGAGATGA
- a CDS encoding PKD domain-containing protein produces MSAPGTAASRRGTAVLAALLLVAGFLGLLAPRSARADSAPPATSSTPATVAADALPTVQINGVAWQQVVVGTTVYVAGSFTSARPAGAAAGTGETPRGNLLAYDITTGTLLTSWAPTLNAQALTIAASPDGSRIYVGGDFTQANGQPRQRVAAFDATTGALVAAWHPTVNSQVRAIAATADTVYLGGSITAVGGVSRSRLAAVRASDGGLLPWAPVPGVGSTAGNRDGNTATSDQVLGLVVTSGGTQVVASGRFDSLNGVKSTGIGALDATTGATRPFAVNQLITNQGVNSAIYSLTTDGTTVYGTGYDYQGPGNVEGSFAAVADGGALIEINDCRGDTYSSYATRGVLYVASHTHQCTYIGGFPEQNPRVNKHGTAYTATPSNVVRWGTNVNWVGKPAGTQLDFFPDFSIGAYTGQNQATWSVTGNGDYVVYGGEFPRVNGTGQQGLVRFAVPTIAPDKIGPVFTGFTTTVATPSPGVARVAWKSTYDNDNEYLTYRVFRDSTSTAPVYTTTAPSTWWSTPMMGWSDTGQTGSHRYKVTATDPFGNSTASPWSATVTIPTGTTPARTYAAAVRADGATDHYALDEVTGTTVYSDLGGTDLTAGAGVTRGATGAIAGDPDTASSFAGSSTAFAASPTAIAAPNVFTLEAWFRTTSTTGGRIVGYGDASTGTSTTTDRHVYMDAAGRVLFGVNWLNTRRTLQSAAGLNDGRYHHVVASMGPAGMALYVDGRLVGSRADTTSGPNYTAYFRIGADASWSGANAFNGTIDEVAVYPTVLSAGQVTNHWTLGSTGTATNVPPTASFTSTAQDLALGLDGSGSTDADGSIASYAWAFGDGGTATGATAAHTYAAGGTYQVTLTVTDDKGATGTQTRAVTVTPPPPNQPPTAAFTATPNALAVTVDGGGSTDADGSIASYAWAFGDGGTATGATAAHTYAAGGTYTVTLTVTDDDGATGSVSHDVTAVPGPQLLAADTFARTVAAGFGTADTGGAWTTVNGGTRTSVTLGAGVLRLDAAGNLDNAFLQGVSSTGSNVLVSFSASSTPTGSGTYVYVTGRRLGSNQEYRVRVRLLADGTVALAFSRLADGAAEAFPGGELIVPGLTYTPGTTLDVRLQTTGTGTTTLRATVWTHGTTEPATPTLTRTDATASLQAAGGLGLAASLPGSATAATTVRITAYTASTAG; encoded by the coding sequence ATGAGCGCACCAGGCACCGCCGCGTCGCGGCGGGGCACCGCCGTGCTGGCGGCGCTGCTGCTGGTCGCCGGGTTCCTCGGCCTCCTCGCACCGCGGTCGGCCCGCGCCGACTCCGCCCCGCCGGCGACGTCGAGCACGCCGGCCACCGTCGCCGCCGACGCGCTGCCCACCGTGCAGATCAACGGGGTGGCCTGGCAGCAGGTCGTCGTCGGCACGACGGTCTACGTCGCCGGCTCGTTCACCAGCGCCCGGCCCGCCGGCGCGGCCGCCGGCACGGGCGAGACGCCGCGCGGCAACCTGCTCGCCTACGACATCACCACCGGCACCCTCCTCACCTCCTGGGCGCCGACGCTCAACGCGCAGGCGCTGACCATCGCCGCCTCGCCGGACGGCAGCCGGATCTACGTCGGCGGTGACTTCACCCAGGCCAACGGTCAGCCCCGGCAGCGGGTCGCCGCGTTCGACGCGACCACGGGCGCGCTGGTCGCGGCCTGGCACCCGACGGTCAACAGCCAGGTCCGTGCGATCGCGGCCACCGCGGACACCGTCTACCTGGGCGGCAGCATCACCGCGGTCGGCGGGGTCAGCCGCAGCAGGCTCGCCGCCGTCCGCGCCTCGGACGGCGGACTGCTGCCCTGGGCGCCGGTGCCCGGCGTCGGCTCGACGGCGGGCAACCGCGACGGCAACACCGCGACCAGCGACCAGGTGCTGGGCCTCGTCGTCACCTCCGGCGGCACGCAGGTGGTGGCCTCGGGCCGGTTCGACTCCCTCAACGGCGTCAAGTCCACCGGCATCGGCGCGCTGGACGCGACCACCGGGGCGACCCGCCCCTTCGCGGTCAACCAGCTGATCACCAACCAGGGCGTCAACTCGGCGATCTACAGCCTCACCACCGACGGGACGACGGTCTACGGCACCGGGTACGACTACCAGGGCCCGGGCAACGTCGAGGGGTCGTTCGCGGCGGTGGCCGACGGCGGCGCGCTGATCGAGATCAACGACTGCCGCGGCGACACCTACTCCAGCTACGCGACCCGCGGCGTGCTCTACGTCGCCAGCCACACCCACCAGTGCACCTACATCGGCGGCTTCCCCGAGCAGAACCCCCGGGTCAACAAGCACGGCACCGCCTACACCGCGACCCCGTCGAACGTCGTCCGCTGGGGCACCAACGTGAACTGGGTCGGCAAGCCCGCAGGCACGCAGCTGGACTTCTTCCCCGACTTCTCCATCGGCGCCTACACCGGCCAGAACCAGGCGACCTGGAGCGTGACGGGCAACGGCGACTACGTCGTCTACGGCGGGGAGTTCCCGCGGGTCAACGGCACCGGCCAGCAGGGCCTGGTCCGCTTCGCCGTCCCGACGATCGCACCGGACAAGATCGGGCCGGTGTTCACCGGGTTCACCACCACGGTCGCGACGCCGTCCCCCGGGGTGGCCCGGGTCGCCTGGAAGTCGACCTACGACAACGACAACGAGTACCTGACCTACCGGGTGTTCCGCGACAGCACCAGCACCGCGCCGGTCTACACGACGACCGCGCCGTCGACCTGGTGGAGCACCCCGATGATGGGCTGGTCCGACACCGGGCAGACCGGGTCGCACCGGTACAAGGTCACGGCGACCGATCCGTTCGGCAACTCCACGGCCTCGCCGTGGTCGGCGACGGTGACCATCCCCACCGGGACGACGCCGGCGCGGACCTACGCGGCCGCGGTGCGGGCCGACGGCGCCACCGACCACTACGCCCTGGACGAGGTCACGGGGACGACGGTCTACAGCGACCTCGGCGGCACCGACCTCACCGCCGGCGCCGGCGTGACGCGCGGCGCGACCGGCGCGATCGCCGGCGACCCGGACACGGCCTCGTCGTTCGCCGGGTCCTCGACCGCGTTCGCCGCCTCGCCCACCGCGATCGCGGCGCCGAACGTCTTCACGCTCGAGGCGTGGTTCAGGACGACGTCGACCACCGGAGGGCGCATCGTCGGCTACGGCGACGCGAGCACCGGGACCTCCACGACCACCGACCGGCACGTCTACATGGACGCCGCCGGGCGCGTGCTGTTCGGCGTCAACTGGCTCAACACCCGCCGGACGCTGCAGAGCGCGGCCGGGCTCAACGACGGCAGGTACCACCACGTCGTCGCCTCGATGGGCCCGGCCGGGATGGCGCTCTACGTCGACGGCCGGCTGGTGGGCTCGCGCGCCGACACCACCTCCGGGCCCAACTACACGGCCTACTTCCGGATCGGCGCGGACGCGTCCTGGTCCGGCGCCAACGCGTTCAACGGCACGATCGACGAGGTCGCGGTGTACCCGACGGTGCTCTCCGCGGGCCAGGTGACCAACCACTGGACCCTCGGCAGCACCGGGACGGCGACGAACGTGCCGCCGACCGCCTCGTTCACCTCGACCGCGCAGGACCTCGCGCTCGGCCTCGACGGCAGCGGCTCCACCGATGCCGACGGCTCGATCGCCTCCTACGCCTGGGCGTTCGGCGACGGCGGCACCGCGACCGGCGCGACGGCCGCGCACACCTACGCCGCCGGCGGCACGTACCAGGTGACGCTCACGGTCACCGACGACAAGGGCGCCACCGGCACGCAGACCCGCGCGGTCACCGTGACCCCGCCGCCGCCGAACCAGCCACCGACCGCGGCGTTCACCGCCACGCCGAACGCCCTCGCGGTCACGGTCGACGGCGGCGGCTCCACCGATGCCGACGGCTCGATCGCCTCCTACGCCTGGGCGTTCGGCGACGGCGGCACCGCGACCGGCGCGACGGCCGCGCACACCTACGCCGCCGGCGGCACCTACACCGTCACGCTGACCGTCACCGACGACGACGGCGCCACCGGTTCCGTCTCGCACGACGTGACGGCGGTCCCCGGACCGCAGCTGCTCGCCGCCGACACCTTCGCCCGCACCGTCGCCGCCGGGTTCGGCACGGCCGACACCGGCGGCGCGTGGACCACCGTCAACGGCGGCACCCGCACCTCGGTCACCCTGGGCGCCGGCGTGCTGCGCCTGGACGCGGCGGGCAACCTGGACAACGCCTTCCTGCAGGGCGTCTCGTCGACCGGCTCGAACGTGCTGGTCTCGTTCTCGGCGTCGTCCACGCCGACCGGGTCGGGCACGTACGTGTACGTCACCGGCCGGCGGCTCGGCAGCAACCAGGAGTACCGCGTCCGCGTCCGGCTGCTGGCCGACGGCACGGTGGCCCTGGCGTTCTCCCGCCTGGCCGACGGCGCCGCGGAGGCCTTCCCGGGCGGGGAGCTGATCGTGCCCGGCCTGACCTACACGCCGGGGACGACCCTCGACGTGCGGCTGCAGACCACCGGCACCGGCACCACGACGCTGCGCGCGACCGTCTGGACCCACGGGACGACGGAGCCGGCGACGCCCACCCTGACCCGGACCGACGCGACGGCGTCCCTGCAGGCGGCCGGGGGGCTCGGGCTCGCCGCGTCGCTGCCCGGTTCGGCGACGGCGGCGACCACCGTGCGGATCACGGCCTACACCGCCTCGACGGCCGGCTGA
- a CDS encoding PKD domain-containing protein — protein sequence MSSKRATSKRIVAGWAGLLLVASVLALIAPGTASADSQPPNPSPADPVSVTADALPTVQINGVVWSQVVVGNTVYVAGSFTRARPAGSPAGSNETVRNNLLAYDIRTGALITSFAPSLNAQALVVKASPDGSRIYVGGDFSQANGQTRNRVAAYDTATGALVPGWAPSVNGQVRALAVSADTVYIGGSLSAVGGVSRNRLAAVTTANGSLLPWAPQPGVGPTSGNRDGNTNTSNVPMALVVTGGGNQVVVSGRFDSMNGVKNTGIAALDPVSGANRPFAVNQLITNQGVNSAIYSLAVSPDGNTVYGSGYDYYGPGNVEGTFVANANGGALIEINNCNGDTYQTFPMNGLLYVASHTHNCEYIGGSIEQNPRVEKRGTAYTTTPTTVVRWGTNVNWVGKPAGYQVAWNPEISAGTYTGQSQGSWSVTGNGTYLSYGGEFPRVNGTAQQGLVRFAMPDTAPNRVGPISSGFAATVVSPAAGTARISWRETWDYDNQYLTYRVYRDTENTAGLVCTTTRASRWFDLNPAGCTDLNASGTHQYRVTASDPFNNTVRTAWVSATVPAGSAGSRPYVNAVQADGATDLWSLDEASGSRAYSELGGNDLNLGTGVTRGQGGAIQGDSNPATAFNGTSSGFGATASQVQAPNVFSVEAWFRTSSTSGGKIIGFGNSATGTSSTYDRHVYMDGSGRVIFGVNWLNNRRTIQSGTGFNNGQYHHVVATMSSDGMRLYVDGQLRASDNQVIGGPNYYGYWRVGGDATWSGSGWFNGRLDEVAVYPTALSGTQVSNHYALGTGGGTVNNPPTAAFTTQVTDRTVDVTSTSTDSDGTITSTSWNWGDGTTTTGTTSSHTYTSDGQKTITLTVTDNDNATGTVSHQVTVTAPAQNQPPTAGFTATPNGLAVSFNGSSSSDDQGVTDYAWDYGDTSAVEHTTTPTTNHTYAAAGTYTVTLTVTDGGGLTDDVAHDVTVSDTPGPQVFVDDDFNRNASNGLGTASTGGPWTVSQGGTRQNVTPGGANLTLPAANNNTGSYVGSGIGDVDLTTSYSLDVTPTGAGTYVYVTTRRVSTNNELRVRVRVTPTGQVAVALSRLTTSGTTVTEAFPYGETTLPGITYAAGQTLTVRIVQTGTGTGTLTLATKVWTSTGAEPASPQVTYTDATAGLQASGNVGILAHRPSGTTAATTVRVTAFRATAVA from the coding sequence ATGAGTTCGAAGCGCGCCACGTCCAAGCGGATCGTTGCGGGATGGGCGGGCCTCCTGCTCGTCGCGAGCGTGCTGGCGCTGATCGCGCCCGGCACCGCTTCGGCGGACTCGCAGCCGCCGAACCCGTCGCCGGCCGACCCGGTCTCGGTGACCGCCGACGCGCTGCCGACCGTGCAGATCAACGGCGTCGTCTGGTCGCAGGTCGTCGTCGGCAACACCGTCTACGTGGCGGGGTCCTTCACCCGGGCCCGTCCGGCCGGCTCCCCGGCCGGTTCCAACGAGACGGTGCGCAACAACCTGCTCGCCTACGACATCCGCACCGGCGCGCTCATCACGTCCTTCGCGCCGAGCCTCAACGCCCAGGCGCTCGTGGTGAAGGCCTCGCCCGACGGTTCACGCATCTACGTCGGCGGTGACTTCAGCCAGGCCAACGGCCAGACCCGCAACCGGGTCGCCGCCTACGACACCGCTACCGGAGCGCTCGTCCCCGGCTGGGCGCCGAGCGTCAACGGGCAGGTGCGCGCGCTCGCCGTCTCGGCAGACACGGTCTACATCGGTGGCAGCCTCTCGGCCGTCGGCGGGGTCAGCCGCAACCGCCTGGCCGCCGTCACCACCGCCAACGGCTCGCTGCTGCCGTGGGCCCCGCAGCCAGGCGTCGGCCCGACCTCCGGCAACCGCGACGGCAACACCAACACCAGCAACGTCCCGATGGCGCTGGTGGTCACCGGCGGCGGCAACCAGGTCGTCGTCTCCGGCCGGTTCGACTCGATGAACGGCGTGAAGAACACCGGCATCGCCGCGCTGGACCCGGTCAGCGGCGCCAACCGCCCGTTCGCGGTGAACCAGCTGATCACCAACCAGGGCGTCAACTCGGCCATCTACAGCCTCGCCGTCTCACCCGACGGCAACACCGTCTACGGCAGCGGCTACGACTACTACGGGCCGGGCAACGTCGAGGGGACGTTCGTCGCGAACGCCAACGGCGGCGCCCTGATCGAGATCAACAACTGCAACGGCGACACCTACCAGACGTTCCCGATGAACGGGCTGCTCTACGTGGCCAGCCACACGCACAACTGCGAGTACATCGGCGGCTCGATCGAGCAGAACCCGCGCGTCGAGAAGCGCGGCACCGCGTACACGACGACCCCCACGACCGTCGTCCGCTGGGGCACCAACGTGAACTGGGTCGGCAAGCCGGCCGGCTACCAGGTCGCCTGGAACCCGGAGATCTCCGCCGGGACCTACACCGGCCAGTCGCAGGGCTCGTGGAGCGTCACGGGCAACGGGACGTACCTGTCCTACGGCGGGGAGTTCCCGCGGGTGAACGGCACCGCGCAGCAGGGCCTGGTCCGCTTCGCGATGCCCGACACCGCGCCCAACCGGGTCGGCCCGATCTCCAGCGGCTTCGCTGCGACCGTCGTCTCGCCGGCGGCCGGCACCGCCCGGATCAGCTGGCGGGAGACCTGGGACTACGACAACCAGTACCTGACCTACCGGGTCTACCGCGACACCGAGAACACGGCCGGGCTGGTGTGCACCACCACGCGCGCCTCCCGCTGGTTCGACCTGAACCCGGCCGGGTGCACCGACCTCAACGCCTCGGGCACCCACCAGTACCGCGTGACCGCCAGCGACCCGTTCAACAACACGGTGCGCACCGCGTGGGTGAGCGCCACGGTGCCGGCGGGCAGCGCCGGCAGCCGGCCGTACGTCAACGCCGTCCAGGCCGACGGGGCGACCGACCTGTGGTCGCTCGACGAGGCCTCGGGCTCGCGCGCGTACTCCGAGCTCGGTGGCAACGACCTGAACCTGGGCACCGGCGTGACCCGCGGCCAGGGTGGCGCCATCCAGGGCGACTCGAACCCGGCGACCGCCTTCAACGGCACGTCGTCCGGCTTCGGGGCCACCGCCAGCCAGGTCCAGGCGCCGAACGTGTTCAGCGTCGAGGCCTGGTTCCGCACGAGCTCGACGTCCGGCGGCAAGATCATCGGCTTCGGCAACTCGGCCACCGGGACGAGCTCGACCTACGACCGGCACGTCTACATGGACGGCTCGGGCCGGGTGATCTTCGGCGTCAACTGGCTGAACAACCGCCGGACCATCCAGAGCGGTACCGGCTTCAACAACGGCCAGTACCACCACGTCGTGGCCACCATGAGCTCCGACGGCATGCGGCTCTACGTCGACGGTCAGCTCCGGGCCAGTGACAACCAGGTCATCGGCGGCCCGAACTACTACGGCTACTGGCGCGTCGGCGGCGACGCCACCTGGAGCGGGTCGGGCTGGTTCAACGGCAGGCTCGACGAGGTCGCGGTCTACCCGACGGCGCTCTCGGGCACGCAGGTGAGCAATCACTACGCGCTGGGCACCGGCGGCGGGACGGTGAACAACCCGCCGACCGCGGCGTTCACCACGCAGGTCACCGACCGGACGGTGGACGTCACATCCACCTCCACGGACTCCGACGGCACCATCACGTCGACGTCCTGGAACTGGGGCGACGGGACGACGACGACCGGCACGACGTCGAGCCACACCTACACGTCGGACGGGCAGAAGACGATCACGCTGACCGTCACCGACAACGACAACGCGACCGGGACGGTCAGCCACCAGGTCACCGTCACCGCCCCGGCGCAGAACCAGCCGCCGACGGCGGGCTTCACCGCAACGCCCAACGGCCTGGCGGTGTCGTTCAACGGCAGCTCGTCGAGCGACGACCAGGGCGTCACCGACTACGCGTGGGACTACGGCGACACCTCGGCGGTCGAGCACACCACCACGCCGACGACCAACCACACCTACGCGGCTGCGGGCACCTACACGGTGACGCTCACGGTCACCGACGGCGGCGGGCTCACCGACGACGTGGCGCACGACGTCACCGTGTCCGACACCCCGGGACCGCAGGTCTTCGTCGACGACGACTTCAACAGAAACGCGTCGAACGGGCTCGGCACCGCGTCCACCGGCGGCCCGTGGACCGTCAGCCAGGGCGGCACCCGGCAGAACGTGACGCCGGGCGGGGCGAACCTGACGCTGCCCGCGGCGAACAACAACACCGGCTCCTACGTCGGGAGCGGGATCGGTGACGTCGACCTGACGACGTCGTACTCCCTCGACGTCACACCGACCGGTGCCGGCACCTACGTGTACGTGACCACCCGACGGGTGAGCACGAACAACGAGCTGCGGGTGCGGGTCCGGGTGACGCCGACCGGCCAGGTCGCGGTCGCGCTGTCGCGGCTGACCACCAGCGGGACGACGGTGACGGAGGCCTTCCCGTACGGGGAGACCACCCTGCCCGGGATCACCTACGCCGCCGGGCAGACGCTCACCGTCCGGATCGTGCAGACCGGCACCGGCACCGGCACGCTCACCCTGGCCACCAA